From the Pontiella agarivorans genome, one window contains:
- the uvrB gene encoding excinuclease ABC subunit UvrB, protein MDKSFQIEAGFQPTGDQPEAISKLVKGLAEGRKFQTLEGVTGSGKTFTIANTIARHGRPALVLSHNKTLAAQLYAELKTFFPNNAVEYFISYYDYYQPEAYIPQTDTFIEKDSSINEEIERLRLAATDALLNRDDVIIVASISCIYGLGSPEDYKEMVVSANVGEELNRDAILKKLVEIQYERNDYEPGPGKFRVRGDTLDIFPSYAKDYGLRLEFWGDEIENIKKIDPLTGDTIEAYDHIMVSPAKHFVMPQTKIDAALIAIRQEMEQQVAVFERENRLIEAQRIKMRTEYDLEMLKEIGFCGGIENYSRHLAGRNAGDRPECLLDYFPDDFITIIDESHVTLSQVRGMYNGDQSRKRTLVDHGFRLPSALDNRPMNFDEFISITNQIIFLSATPGPYELEHGGVPVEQIIRPTGIVDPPVELRPLKNQIDDLMEEIRIRAERNERTLVTTLTKRTAEDLTEYLEKTGLKVSYLHSGIDALERVDILRELRSGTVDCLIGINLLREGLDLPEVSLVAILDADKEGFLRSETALVQTAGRAARHIDGRVIMYAEKITDSMQRMLDKCDHRRRKQTLYNKEHGIVPQAIKKDIQDSLKTIYETAEETVEAAVAEAGVEYSVAETLHQLEQEMMEAAEKLEFERAATLRDQIQALQEKQG, encoded by the coding sequence ATGGACAAATCATTTCAGATCGAAGCCGGTTTTCAACCCACCGGAGACCAGCCGGAGGCCATCAGCAAACTCGTCAAAGGCCTTGCCGAAGGACGAAAGTTCCAGACCCTGGAAGGCGTTACAGGCTCAGGAAAAACCTTCACCATCGCCAACACGATTGCTCGCCACGGACGCCCCGCCCTCGTATTATCGCACAATAAAACCCTCGCCGCCCAACTCTACGCCGAGCTCAAAACCTTTTTCCCGAACAACGCTGTCGAATATTTCATTTCCTATTACGACTACTACCAGCCCGAAGCCTACATTCCGCAGACCGATACTTTCATCGAAAAAGATTCCTCCATCAATGAAGAAATCGAACGCCTGCGCCTCGCCGCCACAGATGCTCTGCTCAACCGCGACGACGTCATAATCGTCGCCTCAATCTCCTGCATCTACGGTCTGGGATCGCCGGAAGATTATAAAGAAATGGTCGTCAGCGCCAATGTGGGCGAAGAGCTCAATCGCGATGCCATCCTGAAAAAACTGGTCGAAATTCAATATGAGCGGAACGACTACGAACCCGGCCCCGGAAAATTCCGGGTCCGAGGCGACACACTCGACATCTTTCCGTCCTACGCCAAAGACTACGGCCTTCGCCTCGAATTCTGGGGCGATGAGATTGAAAATATAAAAAAAATCGATCCTCTGACCGGGGATACCATCGAAGCCTACGATCACATCATGGTGTCACCGGCGAAACATTTTGTGATGCCGCAGACAAAAATCGATGCCGCGCTCATTGCCATTCGCCAGGAAATGGAACAGCAAGTAGCCGTATTTGAACGGGAAAACCGGCTTATTGAAGCCCAGCGCATAAAAATGCGCACCGAATATGATCTCGAAATGCTCAAGGAAATCGGGTTCTGCGGCGGTATTGAAAACTATTCCCGCCATCTCGCCGGTCGCAATGCGGGCGACCGGCCGGAATGCCTGCTCGACTATTTTCCCGATGACTTCATCACCATCATCGACGAATCCCACGTAACCCTCTCCCAGGTCCGCGGCATGTACAACGGCGACCAGTCGCGCAAACGCACGCTGGTGGACCATGGTTTTCGTCTACCATCCGCACTCGACAACCGGCCGATGAATTTTGATGAATTCATCAGTATCACCAACCAGATCATCTTTCTTTCCGCAACCCCCGGCCCCTATGAACTGGAACACGGCGGCGTACCCGTTGAACAGATCATCCGGCCGACCGGAATTGTCGATCCACCGGTCGAACTGCGACCGCTCAAAAACCAGATCGACGACCTGATGGAGGAAATCCGTATCCGCGCCGAACGAAATGAACGCACGCTGGTGACCACCCTCACCAAACGCACCGCAGAGGACCTGACTGAATATCTGGAAAAAACCGGACTGAAAGTATCTTATCTCCACTCCGGCATCGATGCGCTGGAACGCGTGGATATTTTGCGTGAACTGCGCAGCGGAACGGTTGACTGCCTCATCGGAATCAACCTGTTGCGCGAAGGGCTCGATCTCCCCGAAGTTTCACTCGTCGCCATCCTCGATGCCGACAAAGAAGGCTTCCTTCGTTCAGAAACAGCATTGGTTCAGACCGCAGGACGTGCAGCGCGGCACATCGACGGAAGGGTCATAATGTATGCCGAAAAAATCACCGATTCCATGCAGCGCATGCTCGACAAATGCGACCACCGACGGCGCAAACAGACTCTCTACAACAAAGAACACGGCATTGTACCGCAGGCCATCAAAAAAGACATTCAGGACAGCCTGAAAACGATCTACGAAACTGCAGAAGAAACGGTCGAAGCCGCCGTCGCGGAAGCGGGCGTGGAATATTCCGTGGCCGAGACACTCCATCAGCTGGAGCAGGAAATGATGGAAGCGGCTGAAAAACTCGAGTTCGAACGCGCCGCCACCCTCCGCGACCAGATTCAGGCCTTGCAGGAAAAACAAGGGTAA
- a CDS encoding sulfatase family protein yields MMRRFILLGGLIWAGVVLAAERPNVVILYTDDMGFGDVGANNPESKIPTPNFDRLAAEGMRFTDGHSSSGICTPSRFALLTGMHHWRRFHGITQSFTDSVFKPGDFTLAKMFKASGYNTAAIGKWHLGWGFDAIKRANARPVTVEQDGRKKKAYTPDAFDWSKPVPRGPLDQGFNYYFGDGTINFAPYCFMENDRVVEPPTVMMNTETFKTIPEGNWEFRPGPMVKGWDPYRVLPTLVDKAVEWIGKQDKENPFFLYLAFPSPHAPIIPNDEFRGTSQAGPYGDFVCETDAMAGRVLQALEKNGFSENTIVVFTADNGPEKYAFERYRKYGHWSSGHLRGLKRDVWEGGHRVPFVIKWPGRVQAGAVSDETVSQVDLAATFAAMLDYELKSDEAIDSYDLSPVLDGKVLNTPLRVATVQNTKPQVYALRKGDWVLIDAKSGTHSMPPEWYDEEMGYRRATTPGLLYNLKDDPEQKHNRYEEYPEKVEEMRALLQRYRSGKGCAPHAE; encoded by the coding sequence ATGATGAGGAGATTTATACTGTTGGGCGGCCTGATTTGGGCGGGTGTTGTGTTGGCCGCGGAGCGGCCGAATGTGGTGATTCTTTATACCGATGATATGGGATTCGGCGATGTGGGGGCGAATAACCCGGAGTCAAAAATTCCGACGCCGAATTTTGACCGGCTGGCCGCCGAGGGTATGCGGTTTACGGACGGTCACAGTTCGTCGGGCATCTGCACGCCCAGCCGGTTTGCGTTGCTGACCGGAATGCATCACTGGCGGCGGTTTCACGGAATTACGCAGAGTTTCACCGATTCGGTGTTCAAGCCCGGTGATTTTACGCTGGCAAAAATGTTCAAGGCCAGCGGGTATAATACCGCCGCCATTGGGAAATGGCATCTGGGCTGGGGATTTGATGCGATTAAACGGGCGAATGCCAGGCCGGTGACGGTGGAACAAGACGGACGGAAAAAGAAGGCGTATACACCAGACGCTTTTGACTGGAGCAAGCCGGTTCCGAGGGGGCCGCTGGATCAGGGGTTTAACTATTATTTCGGCGATGGAACCATCAATTTCGCCCCGTATTGTTTTATGGAAAATGACCGGGTGGTTGAGCCGCCGACGGTAATGATGAATACGGAAACCTTTAAAACAATTCCGGAGGGCAATTGGGAGTTCCGGCCGGGGCCGATGGTGAAAGGGTGGGATCCTTATCGGGTTCTGCCGACGCTGGTCGACAAGGCGGTGGAGTGGATCGGGAAGCAGGATAAGGAAAATCCCTTCTTTTTATACCTGGCTTTTCCATCGCCGCATGCACCGATTATTCCTAACGATGAATTCCGCGGAACTTCTCAGGCGGGTCCCTATGGCGATTTTGTTTGCGAAACGGATGCTATGGCCGGGAGAGTTCTCCAGGCATTGGAAAAGAACGGTTTTTCAGAAAATACAATCGTTGTTTTTACGGCCGATAACGGTCCGGAAAAATATGCGTTTGAACGTTACCGGAAATATGGTCACTGGAGCTCCGGTCATCTGCGCGGGCTGAAACGCGATGTGTGGGAGGGCGGTCACCGGGTTCCTTTTGTGATCAAATGGCCGGGGCGTGTGCAGGCCGGAGCGGTGTCGGACGAAACGGTGAGTCAGGTGGATCTGGCGGCAACGTTTGCTGCGATGCTGGATTATGAGCTGAAATCAGACGAAGCGATTGATAGTTATGACCTTTCCCCGGTGCTGGATGGAAAAGTGCTGAATACGCCGCTTAGGGTTGCCACGGTTCAGAATACCAAGCCTCAGGTCTATGCTCTGCGCAAAGGCGACTGGGTGTTGATTGACGCTAAAAGCGGGACCCATTCGATGCCGCCGGAGTGGTATGATGAAGAAATGGGGTACCGACGTGCGACTACGCCGGGGCTGCTCTATAATTTAAAAGATGATCCGGAGCAGAAGCATAACCGGTATGAAGAGTATCCTGAAAAAGTGGAGGAAATGAGGGCGTTGCTTCAGCGTTACCGCAGCGGTAAAGGCTGCGCCCCGCATGCGGAATAA
- a CDS encoding cob(I)yrinic acid a,c-diamide adenosyltransferase has protein sequence MPKIFTKTGDKGETGRFDGTRVPKNDPQMEVQGSIDECNSAIGLARAYITDKPLDSILKGFQSLLLVAGSEVTNVSMDRRLPYISEDNITALETLIDKTEEELEPLTHFILPAGGKAAAHLHIARAASRKVERRLVTLRETTDVNPTLLAYFNRLSDTLFVLARYASKLDGIPDEIWVNPKTERP, from the coding sequence ATGCCGAAGATTTTCACAAAGACAGGGGACAAAGGAGAAACGGGGCGCTTTGACGGAACACGCGTACCGAAAAATGATCCGCAGATGGAGGTGCAAGGTTCGATCGACGAATGCAACTCCGCCATCGGCCTGGCCCGCGCCTACATTACCGACAAACCGCTGGACAGCATCCTGAAAGGCTTTCAGAGCTTGCTGCTGGTCGCCGGATCCGAAGTCACCAACGTCAGCATGGATCGGCGTTTGCCGTATATTTCGGAGGATAACATTACCGCACTCGAAACCCTGATTGATAAAACCGAAGAAGAACTCGAACCGCTGACCCACTTTATCCTGCCGGCCGGCGGAAAAGCGGCCGCTCACCTGCATATCGCCCGCGCCGCATCCCGCAAGGTGGAACGGCGCCTCGTCACTCTGCGCGAAACGACAGATGTCAACCCCACCCTGCTCGCCTATTTCAACCGCCTGTCGGACACCCTTTTCGTGCTCGCGCGCTATGCCTCGAAACTGGACGGCATTCCCGACGAAATCTGGGTAAATCCGAAAACCGAACGTCCCTGA
- a CDS encoding DUF1456 family protein has product MTNNDSLRRLRYALNINDETVAEIMALTGRTTTSEEVVNWLKREDEPGYSPLSDPDLCRFLDGLIIKKRGPHPSGKIPEPLEFVSNNEILKKLRIALELKEDGMLSVFNKADFKVTSAELGSFFRKEGHRNYRKVPEQVLRKFIHGLSV; this is encoded by the coding sequence ATGACCAATAACGATTCCCTGCGCCGCCTTCGCTACGCCCTTAATATCAACGATGAAACCGTAGCCGAAATCATGGCTCTGACCGGCCGGACCACCACCTCCGAAGAAGTGGTAAACTGGCTTAAACGCGAAGATGAGCCGGGCTATTCCCCGCTCAGCGATCCTGATCTCTGCCGCTTTCTCGACGGCCTGATCATCAAAAAACGCGGCCCGCATCCCTCCGGAAAAATTCCGGAACCGCTGGAGTTTGTTTCCAACAACGAGATTCTGAAAAAACTCCGCATTGCCCTTGAGCTCAAAGAAGACGGCATGCTTTCCGTATTCAATAAAGCCGACTTCAAAGTCACCAGCGCTGAACTCGGCTCTTTTTTCCGCAAAGAGGGCCACCGCAACTACCGCAAAGTTCCCGAACAGGTCCTGCGCAAATTCATTCACGGTCTGAGTGTTTAG
- a CDS encoding fatty acid desaturase yields the protein MTEQLSSEPITRQQLNRIILQFTTPSRGKAAWQMINTLIPYALLWALAIAAFTTALPLWTGILAILIAGPLLVRIFIIFHDCCHSSYFKSSWANTLVGYITGILCSTPFRDWGKAHIQHHATAGNLDKRGVGDIWTLTVDEYIEAPKIKRIIYRIFRNPFFLLGVGPSYVFLVFHRFSQKGIQHKGRLSVYITNLALLIILLIGGMTIGYTTFLSIYLPITIIAATLGVWLFYVQHQYEEVYWARNDVRDSLKAALEGSSYYKLPKVAQWITGNIGLHHIHHLNPSIPNYNLQPCHDEIQKLQHIEPLGVRKSLKSLRIHLWDEESRKLISFKAMNLIRKARRKKAPSNDQ from the coding sequence ATGACCGAACAACTATCCAGCGAACCTATCACCCGTCAGCAACTGAACCGGATTATTCTCCAGTTCACCACACCCAGCCGCGGCAAAGCCGCATGGCAGATGATCAACACACTGATCCCCTATGCCCTGCTCTGGGCCTTGGCCATCGCCGCCTTCACCACCGCACTGCCCCTGTGGACCGGCATTCTGGCCATCCTGATCGCCGGCCCGCTGCTCGTGCGGATTTTTATTATCTTTCACGACTGCTGCCACTCCTCCTATTTTAAATCCAGCTGGGCCAACACCCTCGTCGGCTATATCACGGGCATACTCTGCTCCACCCCCTTCCGCGACTGGGGAAAAGCCCACATCCAACACCACGCCACCGCCGGCAATCTCGACAAACGCGGCGTCGGCGATATATGGACCCTCACCGTCGATGAATATATCGAAGCCCCGAAAATCAAACGGATCATCTACCGGATTTTCCGCAACCCCTTCTTCCTGCTGGGCGTCGGCCCCTCCTACGTTTTCCTCGTCTTCCACCGCTTTTCCCAGAAAGGCATCCAGCATAAAGGCCGACTCAGCGTCTACATCACCAACCTCGCCCTGCTGATCATCCTGCTGATCGGCGGAATGACCATCGGCTACACGACATTCCTGTCGATCTACCTGCCCATCACCATCATTGCCGCCACGCTCGGCGTCTGGCTGTTTTATGTGCAGCACCAGTACGAAGAAGTCTACTGGGCCCGAAACGATGTCCGCGATTCCCTCAAAGCCGCTCTGGAAGGCAGCTCCTACTACAAACTGCCCAAGGTCGCCCAGTGGATCACCGGCAACATCGGCCTGCACCATATTCACCATTTGAACCCCTCCATTCCTAACTATAACCTGCAGCCCTGCCACGATGAGATCCAGAAGCTCCAGCACATCGAACCGCTCGGCGTGCGCAAAAGCCTGAAATCGCTCCGCATCCACCTCTGGGATGAAGAGTCCAGAAAACTCATCAGCTTTAAAGCCATGAATCTCATCCGCAAGGCCCGTCGAAAGAAAGCCCCTTCCAATGACCAATAA
- the ffh gene encoding signal recognition particle protein, translated as MFENLSSALQKTFKDLRGYGKLTEKNVKDSMREVRMALLEADVNFKVARDFVKKVQEDCMGEEVMGSITPGQLVVKRVQDHLEELLGGAHKDFDLTGNPASVMMMGLHGSGKTTSSGKLALRWKKSGRRVLLVACDIRRPAAVEQLMILAGQVGCDVIGPEPGETVPMLGKRAAEHARNAKYDVVIYDTGGRFQVDDELVQELKEFSEFTQPKNRVLVLDAAIGQESVNVAETFRDAVGLTGLILTKLDGDARGGAALSVHAVTGCPILMTGSGEKMEDLEPFYPDRMASRILGMGDVVSFVEKAQGLIDEKEALRMQEKLSKNQMDLEDFLSQIQQMKKLGPMSNLFDMMPGDAMKMDQKKKDAIASASELEMKKFESIIQSMTPWERRNPKKIDRSRRLRIAAGCGRKFQDVNQLLKRFDQMGKMGKQFKKMEKRLRHLKKFTTK; from the coding sequence ATGTTTGAAAATTTAAGTTCTGCCCTGCAGAAAACATTCAAAGACCTGCGAGGCTATGGCAAGCTGACGGAGAAAAACGTCAAGGATTCGATGCGCGAGGTGCGCATGGCGCTGCTGGAGGCGGATGTCAATTTTAAGGTGGCGCGCGACTTCGTCAAAAAAGTGCAGGAAGATTGCATGGGCGAAGAGGTGATGGGCAGCATTACGCCCGGTCAGCTCGTCGTCAAACGGGTGCAGGATCACCTCGAAGAACTGCTTGGCGGCGCGCATAAGGATTTTGACCTCACCGGTAATCCGGCCTCTGTAATGATGATGGGCCTGCACGGTTCCGGGAAAACAACGTCGTCGGGTAAACTGGCGCTGCGCTGGAAAAAATCGGGCCGCCGGGTATTGCTTGTGGCCTGCGATATCCGTCGTCCGGCCGCGGTGGAGCAGCTGATGATTCTGGCGGGGCAGGTAGGCTGCGATGTGATCGGCCCCGAGCCCGGTGAAACGGTTCCAATGCTTGGAAAACGCGCGGCGGAGCATGCCCGGAATGCAAAGTATGATGTAGTGATCTATGACACCGGCGGCCGTTTTCAGGTGGATGATGAGCTGGTGCAGGAGCTGAAGGAATTCAGCGAATTTACGCAGCCGAAAAACCGGGTTCTGGTGCTGGACGCTGCCATTGGGCAGGAATCGGTCAATGTGGCGGAAACGTTCCGCGATGCGGTCGGTCTGACGGGCCTGATTCTCACGAAGCTCGATGGCGATGCGCGTGGCGGTGCGGCACTTTCGGTTCATGCTGTGACGGGCTGTCCGATTCTGATGACGGGGTCCGGGGAAAAGATGGAGGATCTGGAGCCGTTCTATCCAGACCGCATGGCCTCGCGTATTCTGGGCATGGGCGACGTTGTCAGCTTTGTGGAGAAAGCACAGGGGCTGATCGATGAGAAAGAAGCCTTGAGGATGCAGGAGAAGCTTTCGAAGAATCAGATGGACCTGGAGGACTTCCTGAGCCAGATCCAGCAGATGAAAAAACTGGGTCCGATGAGTAATTTGTTTGATATGATGCCCGGTGATGCCATGAAAATGGACCAGAAAAAGAAGGATGCCATCGCCTCCGCTTCAGAGCTGGAAATGAAGAAGTTTGAGTCGATCATTCAGAGTATGACGCCGTGGGAGCGGCGGAATCCGAAAAAAATCGATCGGTCGCGCCGATTGCGTATTGCGGCGGGATGCGGGCGCAAGTTCCAAGATGTCAACCAGTTGCTTAAACGGTTTGATCAAATGGGAAAAATGGGCAAGCAGTTCAAAAAGATGGAAAAAAGGTTGCGGCACCTGAAGAAGTTCACTACAAAGTAG
- the rpsP gene encoding 30S ribosomal protein S16: MAVKIRLRRMGSRNAAFYRVIVQDGRYAPTGRFIETLGWYDPKQQGNNFSLNIDRVNYWLENGAQPSDTAASLIKKAEALPAEKAVSGEVTEEEVPAAAVEAEETSEEAPAAEEAEKAE; the protein is encoded by the coding sequence ATGGCAGTAAAAATTCGACTTCGCAGAATGGGCAGCCGCAACGCTGCGTTCTACCGTGTAATTGTTCAGGACGGTCGTTATGCACCGACCGGCCGTTTCATTGAAACACTCGGCTGGTATGACCCGAAACAGCAAGGCAACAACTTTTCGCTGAATATTGATCGTGTAAACTACTGGCTCGAAAACGGTGCGCAGCCTTCCGATACCGCAGCAAGCCTGATCAAAAAAGCGGAAGCGCTTCCGGCTGAAAAAGCGGTTTCCGGTGAAGTTACCGAAGAAGAAGTCCCGGCAGCAGCCGTAGAAGCAGAAGAAACTTCAGAAGAAGCGCCTGCCGCTGAAGAAGCGGAAAAAGCCGAGTAA
- a CDS encoding KH domain-containing protein, with protein MKRILETIAKSLVDAPNEVQITEVDGEKTLIFELRCNAKDVGKIIGKSGKTVGAMRTILNSMAAKQGRKAMLEVVD; from the coding sequence ATGAAACGGATTCTCGAAACTATCGCCAAATCGCTGGTGGATGCGCCGAACGAGGTGCAGATCACGGAAGTTGACGGCGAAAAGACCCTTATCTTCGAGCTGCGTTGTAACGCTAAAGACGTGGGTAAGATTATCGGAAAGAGCGGTAAGACGGTGGGGGCCATGCGCACCATCCTCAATTCCATGGCTGCAAAGCAGGGCCGCAAAGCCATGCTCGAAGTGGTCGACTAG
- the trmD gene encoding tRNA (guanosine(37)-N1)-methyltransferase TrmD yields MSEALQIDVITLFPGMLKGFLEESMMKRAAKAGLVEFNLINPRDFTTDKHNTTDDRPFGGGPGMVMKCEPLFSAVESVRTPESRVILMTPSGSPFRQNDAERISKEWKHLIFICGHYEGVDQRVIDALVDEEISIGDYVLTNGALSAVVVIDAVVRLLPGALGAGEIATEEESFSSGLLEYPQYTRPPEFRGFEVPKILFSGDHGKIEQWRHEQALKRTKERRPDLLKHSGEKDENNT; encoded by the coding sequence ATGAGTGAAGCGCTTCAGATTGATGTGATTACGCTGTTCCCCGGAATGCTCAAAGGGTTTCTGGAGGAGAGTATGATGAAACGGGCGGCCAAGGCCGGGCTCGTGGAGTTCAATCTCATTAATCCGCGTGATTTCACAACCGATAAGCATAATACGACAGATGACCGTCCGTTTGGTGGCGGCCCGGGGATGGTAATGAAATGCGAGCCGTTGTTTTCGGCGGTTGAGTCTGTCAGGACGCCGGAGAGTCGCGTGATCCTTATGACACCTTCCGGCAGCCCGTTTAGGCAGAACGACGCAGAGCGGATTTCCAAAGAGTGGAAACACCTGATTTTTATCTGCGGGCATTATGAAGGCGTGGATCAGCGGGTGATTGATGCACTGGTGGATGAGGAAATTTCGATTGGCGACTATGTGCTGACCAATGGAGCGCTTTCAGCGGTTGTGGTGATTGATGCGGTGGTTCGGCTGCTTCCCGGTGCACTGGGGGCAGGAGAGATTGCCACCGAGGAGGAATCCTTTTCTTCCGGATTGCTGGAATATCCGCAGTACACCCGTCCGCCGGAGTTTCGGGGATTTGAGGTGCCGAAAATTCTGTTTTCGGGGGATCATGGAAAAATTGAACAGTGGCGTCATGAACAGGCGCTGAAGCGCACGAAAGAGCGCCGGCCGGATTTGCTGAAGCATTCCGGTGAAAAGGACGAAAACAACACTTGA
- the rplS gene encoding 50S ribosomal protein L19 translates to MNTVEKISREQAKQDRFPKFQIGDTIKVHYWIKEGGKERIQIYSGTVIARKGGGVMESITVRRVSYGEGVERIFPLNSPNIDKIEIDRHGKVRRAKLYYLRDLAGKKARIKERRV, encoded by the coding sequence ATGAACACTGTAGAAAAAATAAGCCGCGAACAGGCTAAGCAGGATCGTTTTCCGAAGTTCCAGATCGGTGATACCATTAAAGTTCACTATTGGATTAAAGAAGGCGGAAAAGAACGTATTCAGATCTATTCCGGTACCGTGATTGCCCGTAAGGGTGGTGGCGTAATGGAATCCATTACCGTTCGTCGTGTTTCCTATGGCGAAGGCGTTGAGCGTATTTTTCCGCTGAACAGCCCGAACATCGATAAGATTGAAATCGATCGCCACGGTAAAGTACGTCGTGCAAAGCTGTACTACCTGCGTGATCTGGCCGGTAAGAAAGCCCGCATTAAAGAACGCCGAGTCTAG
- a CDS encoding ribonuclease HII: MKNPDVLLYEEEAWASGFLRLCGVDEAGRGPLAGPVAAAAVIFDPGYIRAELVPTFGKLTDSKMMSEKRREEFFQILEACDHARIGVGIIGPAEIDEINILKATHKAMGLAIKQVDADFALVDGLPVKGLPCGHRAIVKGDALSISISAASIIAKVTRDRMMVELDAQYPEYGFAGHKGYGTKKHLEALQRFGATPVHRQSFRPVAELRQGELFE; this comes from the coding sequence ATGAAAAATCCCGATGTCCTGCTTTATGAAGAAGAAGCTTGGGCGTCGGGTTTTTTGCGTCTGTGTGGAGTTGATGAAGCGGGCCGCGGGCCGTTGGCCGGACCGGTTGCGGCGGCGGCAGTGATTTTTGATCCCGGTTATATCCGTGCCGAGCTGGTTCCAACTTTTGGAAAGCTTACGGACTCCAAGATGATGAGCGAAAAGCGGCGTGAGGAATTTTTCCAAATTCTGGAAGCCTGCGATCATGCGCGAATCGGGGTGGGCATAATCGGCCCCGCAGAGATTGATGAAATCAATATTTTAAAAGCGACTCATAAAGCGATGGGGCTTGCGATAAAACAGGTTGATGCCGATTTTGCGCTGGTTGATGGTTTGCCGGTGAAAGGGTTGCCCTGTGGGCACAGAGCCATTGTGAAAGGCGATGCGCTCTCGATCTCTATTTCTGCTGCGAGCATAATAGCTAAAGTCACCCGCGACCGTATGATGGTTGAGCTTGATGCACAATATCCGGAATACGGATTTGCCGGGCATAAAGGTTACGGCACCAAAAAGCATCTCGAAGCGCTTCAGCGGTTTGGGGCCACGCCGGTGCATCGTCAGTCATTCCGGCCTGTAGCGGAGCTGAGACAGGGCGAATTATTCGAATAG
- the ybeY gene encoding rRNA maturation RNase YbeY, with protein MIITLLNQQTRHPLNLEKIQKLAEWLGKRLAPRTSEPWNEVCVVLTDDPGIIPANLEYFGKERPTDVISFRYDPIPGEDEGYTGDLIINIDRAVQRGPEEKGADYELALYIAHGFDHLSGAEDNTPEKKKAMLDTETAWIEEIGKEAISNLFE; from the coding sequence ATGATAATAACACTGCTAAACCAACAGACCCGCCATCCCCTGAATCTGGAAAAAATTCAAAAGCTGGCTGAATGGCTCGGTAAACGTCTGGCCCCGAGAACATCTGAACCCTGGAACGAAGTCTGCGTCGTACTGACCGATGACCCCGGGATTATTCCGGCCAATCTGGAATACTTCGGCAAAGAGCGTCCCACCGACGTCATCAGCTTCCGCTACGACCCGATTCCCGGCGAAGATGAAGGCTATACCGGCGATCTGATCATCAACATCGATCGCGCCGTCCAGCGTGGACCGGAAGAAAAGGGCGCCGACTACGAGCTCGCCCTCTATATTGCCCACGGCTTCGACCATCTCTCCGGCGCCGAAGACAACACCCCCGAAAAGAAAAAAGCCATGCTCGATACCGAAACCGCATGGATTGAAGAAATCGGCAAGGAAGCCATCAGCAACCTATTCGAATAA